From one Streptomyces sp. ICC1 genomic stretch:
- a CDS encoding class I adenylate-forming enzyme family protein, whose translation MTVALHDLLPAGLRRSWAVDGTCPDLDLYSLFRARQIADLHHTAVIDAKGKLCYTALDRKVRCLAAGLRDLGIRPGDVVGVQLPNGRNAVIADLALAALGAVVLPFPVGRGGAEARCLLRRSEAVAVIASVEHRGNRHAADLLALAAELPALRHVIAAGRVGTEPEGTIQLATLLRSDPADFVPVRPDPDSAARILVSSGSEAEPKMIAYSHNALAGGRGNFLASLMPDGTPPRCLFLVPLASAFGSSGTAVTLARHGGTLVVLDHFTPEAALAAVREHRPTHIFGVPTMIRMMLDRLESEAAEAEAEAAEPETDGAAETAEAEAGASAPGPDARALPTPTAVILGGAALDETTAEQASRVFGCPVVNLYGSADGVNCHTGLGSPAPESDADGAGVAAGRPDPRVADIRINHTETHERLPDGEVGEIVARGPMTPMCYVASPDLDARYRTPDGWVRTGDLGLIDKDGVLHVVGRLKDVVIRGGANISPAEVERELSSHAQVRDIVCVGVPDELMGERLAACVVPRGAQSPTLGSLGAHLTLRGLEPRKHPERLLVVAELPLTPAGKPDRAALRERLVRAGAVA comes from the coding sequence ATGACCGTCGCCCTGCACGATCTGCTGCCCGCCGGCCTGCGCCGTTCCTGGGCCGTCGACGGGACCTGTCCCGACCTCGACCTCTACAGCCTCTTCCGCGCCCGCCAGATCGCCGACCTGCACCACACCGCGGTCATCGACGCCAAGGGCAAGCTCTGCTACACCGCGCTGGACCGCAAGGTGCGATGTCTGGCCGCCGGACTGCGGGACCTCGGCATACGGCCGGGGGACGTGGTCGGGGTGCAACTCCCCAACGGGCGCAACGCCGTCATCGCGGACCTGGCCCTGGCCGCCCTCGGCGCGGTCGTCCTGCCCTTCCCCGTCGGCCGCGGCGGAGCGGAGGCCCGCTGCCTGCTGCGCCGGTCCGAGGCCGTGGCGGTCATCGCCTCCGTGGAGCACCGGGGCAACCGGCACGCGGCCGATCTGCTGGCCCTGGCCGCCGAACTGCCCGCGCTGCGACACGTGATCGCCGCCGGCCGGGTGGGCACGGAACCCGAGGGAACGATTCAGCTCGCCACGCTGCTGCGCTCCGACCCGGCCGACTTCGTCCCCGTCCGGCCCGATCCCGACAGCGCCGCCCGCATCCTGGTGTCGTCGGGCTCGGAGGCGGAGCCGAAGATGATCGCGTACTCGCACAACGCGCTCGCCGGCGGCCGCGGCAACTTCCTCGCCTCCCTGATGCCCGACGGGACCCCGCCCCGCTGCCTGTTCCTCGTACCGCTCGCCTCCGCCTTCGGCTCCAGCGGCACCGCGGTCACCCTCGCCCGGCACGGCGGAACCCTCGTCGTGCTCGACCACTTCACCCCCGAGGCGGCCCTCGCGGCGGTGCGCGAGCACCGGCCCACCCACATCTTCGGCGTGCCCACGATGATCCGCATGATGCTCGACCGCCTGGAGTCGGAGGCGGCGGAAGCGGAGGCGGAAGCGGCGGAACCGGAGACGGACGGGGCGGCGGAAACGGCGGAAGCGGAGGCGGGCGCGTCCGCCCCCGGCCCCGACGCCCGCGCATTGCCCACCCCCACCGCCGTGATCCTCGGCGGCGCCGCGCTCGACGAGACCACGGCCGAGCAGGCGAGCCGCGTCTTCGGCTGCCCGGTGGTCAACCTCTACGGCTCGGCCGACGGGGTCAACTGCCACACCGGCCTGGGCTCGCCCGCCCCGGAATCGGACGCGGACGGAGCCGGCGTCGCGGCCGGCCGCCCCGACCCCCGGGTCGCCGACATCCGCATCAACCACACCGAGACGCACGAACGGCTCCCGGACGGCGAGGTCGGGGAGATCGTCGCCCGCGGCCCCATGACCCCCATGTGCTACGTCGCCTCGCCCGACCTGGACGCCCGGTACCGCACCCCCGACGGCTGGGTCCGCACCGGAGACCTGGGGCTCATCGACAAGGACGGCGTCCTGCACGTGGTCGGCCGGCTGAAGGACGTCGTCATCCGCGGCGGCGCCAACATCAGCCCCGCCGAGGTCGAACGGGAGCTGTCCTCCCACGCCCAGGTGCGGGACATCGTGTGCGTCGGCGTACCGGACGAGCTGATGGGCGAGCGGCTCGCCGCATGCGTCGTACCGCGCGGTGCGCAGAGCCCGACCCTGGGCTCGCTGGGCGCACACCTCACGCTGCGCGGCCTGGAGCCGCGCAAGCACCCCGAACGCCTCCTGGTGGTCGCGGAACTGCCGCTGACCCCGGCGGGCAAGCCCGACCGAGCGGCCCTGCGCGAGCGCCTGGTGCGGGCCGGGGCGGTGGCGTAG
- a CDS encoding zinc ABC transporter substrate-binding protein, whose product MAPAIRVRGTSLLALSTALGLALALVTGCGDSDGKSVGAGAGADAPKGGKPVVVVTTTWEGAFAKAAGAEDVKVIVPQSVHHAPDYDPKPSDLAAVGKADFVLYAPFEPYAAKIKEAAGSKAELVEVNLDNDADKVKAEVARLGKLFGTEAAAAKWTADFDTEYGRVSKEVQASWPGGKSPAVVSQVFTTWSAKLAGATPVGTYGPEAVTPVQLAELSAKKPALVLDNAHMSTGTVLPDSGAKQVKIVNYPGKDLDLLPVYRNAAAELKKAMGAPAS is encoded by the coding sequence ATGGCGCCCGCAATCCGCGTCCGCGGCACTTCCCTCCTCGCACTGAGCACGGCCCTGGGCCTGGCACTGGCCCTGGTGACCGGCTGCGGAGACAGCGACGGCAAGAGCGTCGGCGCCGGTGCCGGTGCCGACGCCCCCAAGGGCGGCAAGCCCGTCGTCGTCGTGACCACCACCTGGGAGGGCGCCTTCGCCAAGGCCGCCGGCGCCGAGGACGTCAAGGTGATCGTGCCGCAGTCGGTGCACCACGCGCCGGACTACGACCCCAAGCCCTCCGACCTCGCCGCCGTCGGCAAGGCGGACTTCGTGCTGTACGCGCCGTTCGAGCCGTACGCCGCGAAGATCAAGGAGGCCGCCGGCTCGAAGGCCGAGCTGGTCGAGGTGAACCTCGACAACGACGCCGACAAGGTCAAGGCCGAAGTCGCCCGGCTGGGCAAGCTGTTCGGCACCGAGGCCGCCGCCGCGAAGTGGACGGCCGACTTCGACACCGAGTACGGCCGGGTCTCCAAGGAGGTCCAGGCCTCGTGGCCCGGCGGGAAGAGCCCGGCGGTGGTGAGCCAGGTCTTCACGACCTGGTCCGCGAAGCTGGCCGGCGCCACCCCGGTCGGCACCTACGGCCCCGAGGCGGTCACCCCGGTACAGCTGGCCGAACTGTCCGCGAAGAAGCCGGCGCTGGTCCTGGACAACGCGCACATGTCGACGGGGACCGTCCTGCCCGACTCGGGCGCGAAGCAGGTGAAGATCGTCAACTATCCGGGCAAGGACCTCGACCTGCTGCCCGTCTACCGCAACGCGGCCGCCGAGTTGAAGAAGGCCATGGGCGCTCCGGCCTCCTGA
- a CDS encoding metal ABC transporter permease: protein MSTTLAAGADLGTLLQLAAVQRAGFALLLAAVGLPVVGVVIVGLDIMPVRFAMMHVALLGIAVGLLTGLDPMLCALVACALAGAGVAPLARTPDGLSGAMGLLMSLAIAAALLILAVSGVNASGAFALLWGSILSVGTADLVVLGLLAVLVPGLFWWRRRDVALLLYDRELAQCSGVPVRALTAVLLVLVAVAVAGAIKLTGALLVDALTLLPALAARRLGTSLRSITVWAVAIGVFVNLTGFLIALRLDWPPGPVLVLTAGILVLAVHLVPERRISSWRPQSASAALPSSH, encoded by the coding sequence GTGAGCACCACCCTGGCCGCCGGCGCCGACCTCGGCACCCTGCTGCAGCTGGCCGCCGTGCAGCGCGCGGGCTTCGCCCTGCTGCTGGCCGCCGTCGGGCTGCCGGTGGTCGGCGTGGTCATCGTCGGGCTGGACATCATGCCGGTGCGGTTCGCGATGATGCACGTCGCGCTGCTGGGCATCGCCGTCGGCCTGCTCACGGGGCTCGACCCCATGCTGTGCGCGCTGGTCGCGTGCGCCCTGGCCGGAGCGGGCGTCGCACCGCTGGCCCGGACGCCGGACGGGCTGTCCGGGGCGATGGGGCTGCTGATGAGCCTCGCGATCGCCGCCGCGCTGCTGATCCTGGCGGTCTCGGGGGTGAACGCCTCCGGCGCCTTCGCCCTGTTGTGGGGGTCGATCCTGTCCGTCGGCACCGCCGATCTCGTGGTGCTGGGGCTGCTGGCCGTCCTCGTACCGGGGCTTTTCTGGTGGCGGCGGCGCGATGTGGCGCTGCTGCTCTACGACCGGGAGCTCGCGCAGTGTTCGGGCGTCCCGGTGCGGGCGCTGACCGCCGTCCTGCTGGTGCTCGTCGCGGTCGCGGTGGCCGGGGCCATCAAGCTGACCGGCGCCCTGCTCGTCGACGCGCTGACCCTGCTGCCCGCCCTGGCCGCGCGCCGGCTGGGCACTTCGCTGAGGTCGATCACGGTGTGGGCGGTCGCGATCGGCGTCTTCGTGAACCTGACCGGCTTCCTCATCGCCCTCCGGCTGGACTGGCCTCCCGGTCCGGTCCTCGTCCTCACCGCGGGGATCCTCGTCCTCGCGGTCCATCTCGTTCCCGAACGGAGAATCAGCTCATGGCGCCCGCAATCCGCGTCCGCGGCACTTCCCTCCTCGCACTGA
- a CDS encoding ABC transporter ATP-binding protein: MGGLDVRMEGVGCRHGRVEAVAGVDLEIAAGERVALTGTNGSGKTTLLRAVLGLHRQVTGSILVGGRRTDAAWRRRACAWIPQKPAGGRFPLLGGELLASSGDPRAAAEAADRLGVGPLTGRALHTLSGGQLQRMYLARAIGCVAAGAGVLLADEPTAALDFAGQDEAADVLTALPVTLVVVTHDRALAERCDRVLEMAAGRLREVR; the protein is encoded by the coding sequence ATGGGCGGGCTGGACGTGCGCATGGAAGGGGTGGGGTGCCGCCACGGGCGGGTCGAGGCCGTGGCCGGCGTCGACCTGGAGATCGCGGCCGGTGAGCGCGTCGCCCTGACCGGGACCAACGGCTCGGGCAAGACCACGCTGCTGCGCGCCGTACTCGGGCTGCACCGGCAGGTCACCGGCTCGATCCTGGTCGGCGGCCGGCGCACCGACGCGGCCTGGCGGCGGCGGGCCTGCGCGTGGATCCCGCAGAAGCCCGCCGGCGGCCGCTTCCCCCTCCTGGGCGGCGAGCTGCTCGCCAGCAGCGGTGACCCCCGCGCGGCCGCCGAGGCCGCGGACCGCCTCGGTGTGGGGCCGCTGACCGGGCGGGCGCTGCACACCCTGTCCGGCGGGCAGTTGCAGCGGATGTACCTGGCCCGGGCCATCGGCTGCGTGGCGGCCGGGGCCGGGGTGCTGCTCGCCGACGAGCCCACCGCCGCCCTCGACTTCGCCGGACAGGACGAGGCGGCCGACGTACTGACCGCGCTGCCCGTGACCCTCGTCGTCGTCACGCACGACCGGGCGCTCGCCGAACGCTGCGACCGCGTACTGGAGATGGCCGCCGGCCGGCTGCGGGAGGTCCGGTGA
- a CDS encoding DUF998 domain-containing protein: MTAVQIPTAPAAGTETAAASTRALLALAVVAQPLWVVVSLTQAATRQGYDITRHPLSALSNGSLGWLQITNFVLAGALAAIGATGLRRALRGTPGGVWAPRLVRISGLGMIAAGAFVMDPADGFPVGTPYGMPATLSWHSYAHFAAGSVTFTALIAACYVLGRHFSRAGDRGRAIASRVAGTALLIGNGWAMSGGKAGTLTLAVGVITAMAWITTVAARCRRGL, encoded by the coding sequence ATGACCGCCGTCCAGATCCCCACCGCCCCCGCCGCCGGCACCGAAACCGCCGCCGCCTCCACCCGCGCACTGCTCGCCCTCGCGGTCGTGGCGCAGCCCCTGTGGGTGGTCGTGTCCCTGACCCAGGCCGCCACCCGCCAGGGTTACGACATCACCCGCCACCCGCTCAGCGCGCTGAGCAACGGCTCGCTCGGCTGGCTCCAGATCACCAACTTCGTGCTCGCCGGGGCCCTGGCCGCCATCGGGGCCACCGGCCTGCGCCGGGCCCTGCGCGGAACGCCCGGCGGTGTCTGGGCGCCGCGCCTGGTGCGGATCAGCGGTCTCGGCATGATCGCCGCGGGAGCCTTCGTGATGGACCCGGCCGACGGCTTCCCCGTCGGCACCCCCTACGGGATGCCCGCCACGCTCAGCTGGCACAGCTACGCCCACTTCGCCGCCGGGTCGGTCACCTTCACCGCGCTGATCGCCGCCTGCTACGTCCTGGGCCGCCACTTCAGCCGCGCCGGGGACCGCGGCCGCGCCATCGCCTCCCGCGTCGCCGGCACCGCGCTGCTGATCGGCAACGGCTGGGCGATGAGCGGCGGCAAGGCCGGCACCCTGACCCTGGCCGTCGGCGTGATCACCGCCATGGCCTGGATCACCACGGTCGCCGCACGCTGCCGCCGCGGCCTCTGA
- a CDS encoding YciI family protein: MRYLMTTKPTDAAPDEKLFAEMGRFIEELTASGVLLATGGLEPGGVRLTSVGDEITVMDGPFAEAKEAVAGFALVEVRSKEEAVELARRFRRIVGDGESVIQQVYGA, translated from the coding sequence ATGCGCTACCTGATGACGACCAAGCCCACCGACGCCGCCCCCGACGAGAAGCTGTTCGCGGAGATGGGCAGGTTCATCGAGGAGCTGACGGCGTCCGGTGTCCTGCTGGCCACCGGCGGCCTGGAGCCGGGCGGCGTCCGGCTGACCTCGGTCGGCGACGAGATCACGGTCATGGACGGCCCGTTCGCCGAGGCCAAGGAGGCCGTGGCCGGCTTCGCGCTGGTCGAGGTCCGCTCCAAGGAGGAGGCCGTCGAGCTGGCCCGCCGCTTCCGCAGGATCGTCGGCGACGGCGAGAGCGTGATTCAGCAGGTCTACGGCGCCTGA
- a CDS encoding RNA polymerase sigma factor: MPDAHRTIDAVWKLESAKIIAGLTRMVRDVGLAEELAQDALVAALEQWPSSGVPDNPGAWLTAIAKRRAVDHIRRSELRTRKQEELGHELVRSQEASRNSSRNPSDDPDEDPEQDDVLRLMLISCHPVLPAESRAALTLRLLGGLTAEEIARAFLSTAPVITQRIAGAKRTLAEERVPFELPAGAELAERLASVLDVIYLIFNEGYSATTGDDLMRPGLCLEALRLGRLLAELAPREAEVHGLVALMEIQASRSAARTGPSGEPVQLHEQNRGRWDQLLIRRGFTAMLRARELGAPPGPYVLQAAIAVCHAQARTSEDTDWEQIATLYGALARLLPTAVVQLNRAVALGMAYGPRAGLDLVDSLLTDPALRDYHLLPSVRGDLLSRLDRHGEARLEFQRAAALTRNAAERAFLNRRAQESAAKVAAEGAATGPPGPTLGESARTFLARGDLDAATVRSYGQTLRRLRLALGDQLPLASLTAGQVTRVFGAAWGGAAATTWNRHRSAVRSFCARAGLDDLAAGLERRAETRPRARPLDPAEIEALWSDPDLPLRERTLWRLLHESASGAKAALSLNIEDLDLDDRRARTGTTWLNWRSGTARLLPGLLAGRTRGPVFLSDRRPGPARTPEPADLCPDTGRRRLSYERAEHLFKTATAPLDPTHRGYTLRQLKPAR; the protein is encoded by the coding sequence GTGCCGGATGCCCATCGCACGATCGACGCGGTCTGGAAACTGGAGTCGGCCAAGATCATCGCCGGCCTCACGCGCATGGTCCGCGACGTGGGCCTCGCCGAGGAACTGGCCCAGGACGCCCTCGTCGCCGCACTCGAGCAGTGGCCCTCCTCGGGCGTCCCGGACAACCCCGGGGCCTGGCTGACGGCCATCGCCAAGCGCCGCGCCGTGGACCACATCCGGCGCTCCGAGCTGCGGACGCGCAAACAGGAGGAGCTGGGCCACGAGCTGGTCAGGTCCCAGGAAGCCTCCCGGAACTCCTCCCGGAACCCCTCCGACGACCCCGACGAGGACCCCGAACAGGACGACGTCCTGCGGCTGATGCTCATCTCCTGCCACCCCGTGCTGCCGGCCGAGTCCCGGGCCGCACTGACGCTCCGGCTGCTCGGCGGCCTGACGGCCGAGGAGATCGCGCGGGCCTTCCTCTCCACCGCGCCGGTGATCACCCAGCGCATCGCCGGGGCCAAGCGGACGCTGGCCGAGGAGCGCGTGCCGTTCGAGCTGCCGGCCGGCGCCGAGCTCGCCGAGCGCCTCGCCTCGGTCCTGGACGTCATCTACCTGATCTTCAACGAGGGTTACTCCGCCACCACGGGCGACGACCTGATGCGCCCGGGCCTCTGTCTGGAAGCCCTCCGGCTGGGCCGGCTGCTGGCCGAGCTGGCGCCGCGGGAGGCCGAGGTGCACGGGCTGGTCGCGCTGATGGAGATCCAGGCGTCCCGCTCGGCCGCGCGCACCGGACCCTCGGGCGAGCCCGTCCAACTGCACGAGCAGAACCGCGGGCGCTGGGACCAGCTGCTCATCCGCCGCGGCTTCACCGCGATGCTGCGCGCCCGGGAACTCGGCGCGCCGCCCGGCCCGTACGTCCTGCAGGCGGCCATCGCCGTCTGCCACGCCCAGGCACGCACCAGCGAGGACACCGACTGGGAGCAGATCGCCACCCTGTACGGGGCGTTGGCCCGGCTGCTCCCCACGGCGGTCGTGCAGCTCAACCGGGCGGTGGCGCTCGGCATGGCGTACGGGCCCCGGGCCGGGCTCGATCTCGTCGACTCCCTGCTCACGGATCCCGCGCTGCGCGACTACCACCTCCTGCCCAGCGTCAGGGGCGACCTGCTGTCCCGCCTGGACCGGCACGGCGAGGCACGCCTGGAGTTCCAGCGGGCGGCCGCCCTCACCAGGAACGCCGCCGAGCGGGCCTTCCTGAACCGGCGTGCGCAGGAGAGCGCCGCCAAGGTTGCCGCCGAGGGCGCCGCCACCGGCCCTCCGGGGCCCACCCTCGGCGAGAGCGCCCGGACCTTCCTGGCCCGCGGCGACCTCGACGCCGCGACGGTCCGCTCCTACGGGCAGACCCTGCGCCGCCTGCGCCTGGCCCTCGGCGACCAGCTGCCGCTCGCGTCCCTGACGGCCGGCCAGGTGACCCGGGTCTTCGGGGCGGCGTGGGGCGGGGCCGCGGCCACCACCTGGAACCGGCACCGGTCGGCGGTCCGCTCCTTCTGCGCCCGGGCCGGCCTGGACGACCTCGCGGCGGGGCTGGAGCGCCGCGCCGAGACCCGCCCCCGGGCGCGCCCGCTGGACCCGGCGGAAATCGAAGCCCTGTGGTCCGACCCGGACCTGCCGCTGCGCGAACGGACGCTGTGGCGGCTCCTCCACGAGTCCGCGTCCGGGGCGAAGGCCGCCCTGTCACTGAACATCGAGGACCTGGACCTGGACGACCGCCGGGCCCGCACGGGCACCACCTGGCTGAACTGGCGTTCCGGGACCGCCCGGCTGCTGCCCGGGCTCCTGGCCGGCCGCACCCGCGGCCCCGTGTTCCTCTCCGACCGCCGCCCCGGCCCGGCCCGCACCCCCGAACCGGCCGACCTGTGCCCGGACACGGGCCGTCGCCGCCTGTCCTACGAGCGGGCCGAACACCTCTTCAAGACGGCCACCGCACCCCTGGACCCGACTCACCGCGGCTACACCCTCCGCCAACTCAAACCCGCGCGCTGA